In a genomic window of Gloeocapsopsis dulcis:
- a CDS encoding carbohydrate ABC transporter permease, producing the protein MPKKIFNNGTTSESTLEVVNLVVLLLGAVLVLLPLGIVFLTSFAPPRATPALIPQKGWSLTNYQDAWQRGKFLLAFANSTLVALAVTALQIASAALAGYALARLKFRGRQALLLIVLATLVIPFQLLVIPIFLVLKWGYLINTYGALILPTAVNGFGIFLLRQYFLTIPIELEEAAALDGANRWQILWRVMLPLSRPALVTLFLFTFIGEWNDLFKPLVFTTRPELRTVQLALAEFQEQFTNNWPLLMAAVAIATIPIVVLFLFGQRQFIRGIATTGIKN; encoded by the coding sequence ATGCCTAAAAAAATTTTCAACAATGGCACCACTAGTGAATCCACATTAGAAGTAGTTAACTTAGTTGTTTTACTACTAGGTGCGGTTCTTGTACTACTACCACTAGGAATAGTTTTTCTCACCTCCTTTGCTCCTCCAAGAGCAACACCAGCACTGATACCACAAAAAGGCTGGTCTTTAACTAATTACCAAGACGCCTGGCAGCGGGGCAAGTTCCTGCTTGCATTTGCTAACTCTACGCTGGTGGCACTTGCTGTCACTGCTTTGCAGATTGCGTCTGCAGCATTGGCGGGCTATGCGTTAGCGCGATTAAAATTCCGAGGGCGACAAGCACTACTACTGATTGTTTTAGCTACATTGGTAATTCCTTTTCAGTTATTAGTTATCCCAATTTTCTTGGTTCTCAAGTGGGGATATCTGATCAATACTTATGGAGCATTGATTCTCCCGACAGCGGTAAATGGCTTTGGAATTTTTTTACTGCGGCAATACTTCTTGACAATCCCGATCGAGTTAGAGGAAGCTGCGGCGTTGGATGGTGCGAACCGCTGGCAGATTCTATGGCGGGTGATGTTGCCTTTATCACGTCCGGCATTGGTAACGCTGTTTTTGTTTACTTTTATCGGAGAATGGAATGATTTGTTTAAACCGTTAGTTTTTACAACAAGACCGGAGTTAAGGACAGTACAACTTGCCTTAGCAGAGTTTCAGGAACAGTTTACAAATAATTGGCCTTTACTGATGGCAGCAGTCGCGATCGCTACAATTCCCATAGTCGTCCTGTTCCTTTTCGGTCAACGGCAATTTATTCGAGGCATCGCTACAACAGGGATTAAAAATTAA
- a CDS encoding aldehyde oxygenase (deformylating) has product MQQLAATAAELDFHSETYKDAYSRINAIVIEGEKEAHENYIRLAELLPEHQEELIRLSKMENRHKKGFEACGRNLQVTPDMQFAQEFFAQLHQNFQKAAESGNVVTCLLIQSLIIECFAIAAYNIYIPVADDFARKITEGVVKDEYSHLNFGEVWLKKHFEESKTELEQANRQNLPIVWKMLNAVENDAHTLAMEKEALVEDFMIQYGEALSNIGFTTRDIMRMSAYGLTAA; this is encoded by the coding sequence ATGCAGCAGCTGGCTGCCACCGCCGCAGAACTTGATTTCCATAGCGAAACCTACAAGGACGCTTATAGTCGCATCAACGCGATCGTGATTGAAGGGGAAAAAGAAGCCCATGAAAATTACATCCGATTAGCGGAACTGCTGCCAGAACACCAAGAGGAACTGATTCGCTTATCGAAAATGGAGAACCGCCACAAAAAGGGCTTTGAAGCTTGTGGGCGCAATCTTCAAGTCACCCCAGATATGCAGTTTGCGCAAGAGTTCTTTGCGCAATTGCACCAAAACTTCCAAAAAGCAGCCGAGTCAGGAAATGTAGTTACTTGCTTACTCATTCAATCTCTGATTATCGAATGCTTTGCGATCGCTGCTTACAATATCTACATTCCTGTCGCTGATGACTTTGCCCGCAAAATTACTGAAGGTGTAGTAAAAGATGAGTACAGTCACCTCAACTTTGGTGAAGTCTGGTTGAAAAAACACTTTGAAGAATCCAAAACTGAACTCGAACAAGCAAACCGCCAAAATCTTCCCATCGTTTGGAAAATGCTTAATGCAGTCGAAAACGACGCCCATACCTTAGCAATGGAAAAAGAAGCTTTGGTCGAAGATTTTATGATTCAATACGGTGAAGCATTGAGTAATATTGGCTTCACTACCCGCGATATTATGCGAATGTCGGCATACGGACTTACAGCTGCATAA